From Clarias gariepinus isolate MV-2021 ecotype Netherlands chromosome 2, CGAR_prim_01v2, whole genome shotgun sequence, one genomic window encodes:
- the LOC128506217 gene encoding E3 ubiquitin-protein ligase TRIM16-like isoform X1 encodes MAEASISVDQFSVDQFICPVCLDLLKDPVTISCGHSFCKVCINSHWDQEDQKGIYSCPQCRDTFTPRPVLRRNNMLAEVVEKLKKKTEVQAASPAHCYAGPGDVECDFCTRRENKAIKSCLMCLASYCETHLKPHLEVPALKKHTLTKASAKLQEKLCSEHNEVLKIYCRTDQTCICYLCTMDNHKGHDTVTAAVERAEKQSKLKEKQMKSQQRIQEKQKKVQELKQAVNTIKLSARTAVEDSEMIFTELISSMEKKRSEVTELIRAQEKTELSRAERLLEQLEQEIADLQRRLTELEQLSHTHDHIQFLQALASGHWTPPIERPKFQAPSVHQHVSFDGVRNSLLDLKKRLEEFCEEEFNKIPPHAAAVQIFPPPEPQSREEFLKYFCYLTLDPNTTHRNLILSEKNRAVRYSVREQQYPDHPERFDSWSQVLCKESVCGRCYWEVEWSGDVSISVSYKDISRKGRGHECGFEHNNQSWSLWGRFSSLSFYHNNIQTDLRASSSSRIGVYVDHSAGTLSFYSVSDTMKLLHRVHTTFTQPLYAGFGFRFYMLFDSTVRLCDPE; translated from the exons CTGAAGGATCCGGTGACTATCTcctgtggtcacagtttctgtaaggtgtgtattaatAGTCACTGGGATCAGGAGGATCAGAAGGGCATCTACAGCTGTCCTCAGTGCAGAGACACTTTCACTCCAAGGCCTGTTCTACGCAGAAACAACATGCTGGCTGAAGTGGTGGAGAAACtgaagaagaagactgaagtccaagctgcttctcctgctcactgttatgctggacctggagatgtggagtgtgatttcTGCACCCGAAGAGAAAACAAAGCCATCAAGTCCTGTCTGATGTGTCTGGCTTCTTACTGTGAAACTCATCTAAAACCTCACCTGGAAGTTCCTGCtttgaaaaaacacacattaactaAAGCTTCAGCAAAACTCCAAGAGAAGCTCTGCTCTGAACATAACGAAGTCCTGAAGATCTACTGCCGTACTGATCAAACCTGTATCTGTTATTTGTGTACGATGGATAATCACAAAGGACACGACACCGTCACAGCCGCAGTAGAAAGAGCTGAGAAACAG AGTAAGTTAAAGGAGAAGCAGATGAAATCCcagcagagaatccaggagaagcagaagaaggtgcaggagctgaaacaggctgtgaacactataaag CTGAGTGCACGGACAGCAGTGGAGGACAGTGAGATgatctttactgagctgatcagctccatggagaaaaagcgttcggaggtgacggagctgatcagagctcaggagaagactgaactgagtcgagctgaacgactcctggagcaactggagcaggagattgctgatcttcagaggagactcactgagctggagcagctttcacacacacacgatcacatcCAGTTCCTTCAG GCTTTAGCTTCTGGACATTGGACTCCTCCAATAGAGAGACCAAAATTTCAGGCACCCAGTGTCCATCAACATGTCTCATTTGATGGAGTGAGGAATTCTCTCTTAGATCTGAAGAAGAGACTCGAGGAATTCTGTGAGGAGGAATTCAACAAAATCCCTCCACATG ctgcagcagttcAGATCTTTCCACCACCAGAGCCACAGAGCAGAGAAGAGTTtctgaaat atttctgttatctgactctggatcccaacacGACACATCGTAACCTCATTCTGTCTGAGAAGAACAGAGCGGTGAGATACAGTGTAAGAGAGCAGCAGTACCCTgatcatccagagagatttgacTCCTGGTCTCAGGTGTTGtgtaaggagagtgtgtgtggacgctgttactgggaggtggagtggagcGGTGATGTGTCCATATCAGTCTCATATAAAGACATCAGCAGAAAAGGACGGGGTCATGAGTGTGGGTTTGAACACAACAATCAGTCCTGGAGTCTGTGGGGTcgtttttcttctctctctttctatcacaACAACATTCAGACTGATCTCAGAGCTTCATCATCCtccagaataggagtgtatgtggatcacagtgcaggaactctgtccttctacagcgtctctgacacaatgaagctcctccacagagtccacaccacattcactcagcctctgtaTGCTGGGTTTGGGTTTAGGTTCTACATGTTGTTTGACTCTACTGTGAGATTGTGTGATCCAGAAtaa
- the LOC128506217 gene encoding E3 ubiquitin/ISG15 ligase TRIM25-like isoform X2, whose amino-acid sequence MAEASISVDQFSVDQFICPVCLDLLKDPVTISCGHSFCKVCINSHWDQEDQKGIYSCPQCRDTFTPRPVLRRNNMLAEVVEKLKKKTEVQAASPAHCYAGPGDVECDFCTRRENKAIKSCLMCLASYCETHLKPHLEVPALKKHTLTKASAKLQEKLCSEHNEVLKIYCRTDQTCICYLCTMDNHKGHDTVTAAVERAEKQSKLKEKQMKSQQRIQEKQKKVQELKQAVNTIKLSARTAVEDSEMIFTELISSMEKKRSEVTELIRAQEKTELSRAERLLEQLEQEIADLQRRLTELEQLSHTHDHIQFLQALASGHWTPPIERPKFQAPSVHQHVSFDGVRNSLLDLKKRLEEFCEEEFNKIPPHAAAVQIFPPPEPQSREEFLK is encoded by the exons CTGAAGGATCCGGTGACTATCTcctgtggtcacagtttctgtaaggtgtgtattaatAGTCACTGGGATCAGGAGGATCAGAAGGGCATCTACAGCTGTCCTCAGTGCAGAGACACTTTCACTCCAAGGCCTGTTCTACGCAGAAACAACATGCTGGCTGAAGTGGTGGAGAAACtgaagaagaagactgaagtccaagctgcttctcctgctcactgttatgctggacctggagatgtggagtgtgatttcTGCACCCGAAGAGAAAACAAAGCCATCAAGTCCTGTCTGATGTGTCTGGCTTCTTACTGTGAAACTCATCTAAAACCTCACCTGGAAGTTCCTGCtttgaaaaaacacacattaactaAAGCTTCAGCAAAACTCCAAGAGAAGCTCTGCTCTGAACATAACGAAGTCCTGAAGATCTACTGCCGTACTGATCAAACCTGTATCTGTTATTTGTGTACGATGGATAATCACAAAGGACACGACACCGTCACAGCCGCAGTAGAAAGAGCTGAGAAACAG AGTAAGTTAAAGGAGAAGCAGATGAAATCCcagcagagaatccaggagaagcagaagaaggtgcaggagctgaaacaggctgtgaacactataaag CTGAGTGCACGGACAGCAGTGGAGGACAGTGAGATgatctttactgagctgatcagctccatggagaaaaagcgttcggaggtgacggagctgatcagagctcaggagaagactgaactgagtcgagctgaacgactcctggagcaactggagcaggagattgctgatcttcagaggagactcactgagctggagcagctttcacacacacacgatcacatcCAGTTCCTTCAG GCTTTAGCTTCTGGACATTGGACTCCTCCAATAGAGAGACCAAAATTTCAGGCACCCAGTGTCCATCAACATGTCTCATTTGATGGAGTGAGGAATTCTCTCTTAGATCTGAAGAAGAGACTCGAGGAATTCTGTGAGGAGGAATTCAACAAAATCCCTCCACATG ctgcagcagttcAGATCTTTCCACCACCAGAGCCACAGAGCAGAGAAGAGTTtctgaaat aa